GTGCCGTGGAAGAAACCGACAAACCTCTCTGGGTTTTTTGGTGGAACGCTCCGTGGCGCCATTCAGAAACTTGACTACATTCAATCGCTTGGATGCAACGTAATTTGGCTTTCACCCGTCTTTGCAAGCCCATCTCACCACGGCTATGACGCCACGGATTATTACACCGTTGAACCTCGGTTCGGCACAAACGCGGAACTGGTAGAACTCATCGAAAAAGCGCATCGACGTGGTATACGGATTATTCTCGATTTTGTTGCCAACCACTGGTCGAACCACCATCCCACGTTTCAAGCGGCGCAGCAGGATCCAGAGAGTGAGTATCGGGCGTGGTACACATGGCAGCGCTGGCCCGACGAATACACAAGTTTCTTCACTGTGAAAGGAATGCCACAGTTGAACTTAAAACACAAACCGGCGAGCGATTATTTATTGAGGTGTGCAGAGCATTGGCTTCAGAAAGGTGTTGATGGATATCGGCTCGACTATGCGCCAGGTCCGCCCCGGACGTTCTGGGCAGATTTTCGCCAAGCCTGTAAAGCCGTGAAGCCTGACGCTTTTCTGTTCGGGGAGGTCGTGAGTCATTCGGAGGTAATCGCCTCCTATATCCCACATTTTGATGGGTGCCTCGATTTCCTTCTTGCGGATGCGCTCCGACGGACGTTTATCCTTGAAACTTCGACACTGCTGGAATTTGAGGCGTTTTTAGCAGCGCATGAGACATACTTTCCAGATAATTTTTCACTGCCAGCGTTTCTGGATAACCATGATATGACGCGCATTCTCTATTTAGCGAAGGGAGATAAAGCGAAAGTCAGGTTGGCAGCATTGGTGCTATTCACACTCTCCGCACCGCCTGTGATTTACAACGGAACTGAGGTCGGCGTTTCGCAAAGAAATCCGCTTGGGCGTTTAGAGGAGGCGCGGTTGCCGATGCCGTGGGAGGATGAAGTGGACGAAGATTTGTTGGACTATTTTCGACGTTTGGGAGCGTTACGGAAGCGGTTTTCGGTGCTTGCTTCTGGTATGCGAAAGGTTGTTCATCTGAACGTCCAGAAGGGGACTTACGCGTATCTACAGGCTTCAGCAGAAGGTGAGGTCCTAGTCGCATTGAATACGAGTCGGTGCTCTCAGACGATAGATGTCGCGATTTCGTTGGGACAGGATCGCGATTCTACCTTGAAAGACCAGCTCAATGAAAACCGGGTGACAGTATCAGAGGATGGGATAAGTGTTTCATTGCCAGCGCAAGGTGGGGCGTTTATTGCTTGAGATGTAGCGTAGAAAATAGGAAAGGGACCGACGACTACAAAATACTGTTCGTCGGTCCCCTTCTTATGAGTGTTATGAGATGTGACTATTGGGCAGCACCAGCTTCGGGCATTTCTGGCATTTCATCAGCATCGGCACCGTCCATGCCTTCCATGGAGAGTGAGACGAAGACGCTGTCATTATCGGCTTCGGCGTGACAACCGTGACAACCATTGCCTGCATCTTCAAGGTTAGACCCTCTCACCTGCATATACTCACCATCCGCACTGGAACGGGCATATTTTTTGTAGACCCACCCCTTGTGGCCGGCATACATCTCGTCGTCACTTTTCATCATCATGGCGACTTTATCGACAAACGTTTCGGTATCATCCATAATTTCCTTGACGATGATAGTCCCAGCGGGATAGGCTGTGCCTGCCTTATTCGCCATGGCACCGATCTCGTTAATGTAGACCGTCCGGGAGGTCGTAATCCTCGTGTTCGTGTGGGCTGGATTGTGTGCCGCACCGGTCTCAATCGGGCTCGTCGCCTCTGCCATGGGCGCAGGGGCTGGAAGCGCGAGGCTTGCCCATGACATGTACATTGACGAGTCGATCATCTTCATCATCTCCATCGTCATGTCCATTGGCTTATCATCGGTAGCCGTCATGTCCTCGGCAGCAGGTTCCAACATTTTTTGAGCTCTGTCGCAGGATACGAAAGCAACAGCAGCGATTAGGATCGCAATCAGAGCGATCCGACATTTAGACATTTTGTAAAAACTCCTTATTCTGTTAAAAATGGGGATCAACGAAGAAGTGTCGGCTTTTAAGCGACAAAGCCTATCCACGTCGTTGTGGCGCTCTTCGAGATCACATACTACACAACTTCACCTTAAATTATATAGTATTTCGCCTTATTTTTCAAGGAAGTTTTAAAATCGAATAGTCAGTAGATGTTACTTTTTGTTAAATGAGCAAGTTTCCTAAACTAAAAAAACGGGACCGGCAACTATAGAATGCAGTTACCAGTCCCGTTTTTATTGCGGTTATGAGATGGAACTATTGCGTGTCATCGTCATCATCCATGCTCTCGTCCATGTCTTCGTGCATGTCCCCATCCATATCGCTGTCCATGTCGCCATCCATGTCTTCGTCCATCATGCCATCAGCCATGCCGTCGTCCATCATGCCATCAGCCATGCCGTCGTCCATCATGCCGTCAGCCATGCCGGCGTCCATCATGCCGTCAGCCATGCCGGCGTCCATCATTTCCGAATCACTGCCCGACATCATGTCATCCGTAGCCGGTTTCATGATGTCCTGAGCTCTGTCACAAGATACAAAGGCGAAACAAGCGATCAAAACAGCAATGGAAAGCATCTGAAATTTTAACATTGTGATTGCTCCTTATACTGAATATTTCCTTATTCTATATACTAAACTAAAGTAAAAAGTTATGGAAGAGTCACGAATTTCACCGTGCGGCTTCAAACCGATAAGCCTATTCGGATTAGAATAGGACCCTCCAAATCCATGTACCATACAATTTAGGTGAATTATACCATTTTCTACTTTAAATTGTCAAGAAAAAATGTAGGAATGTAGGGATAATCATTATTTGAAGAGACTTCTAAGCAAATTTTAGTGTTAACATTGAAGTTTTGTATCCACAAGCGGGTTGAAAAGTTGGAAGATTGGGAGGGTGGAAGATAGCAGATACGGTTTTTCTTTTAGGTTTCTTGGGCTTCTATCCTTCCTCAAAACCTAAGATTGGTTTCTTAATATTGCTTATGGAGCGGTTTTTAGGATTTCTGAGCGAATTCGTAGAATATAGGGGTGTTTCGGAACTTGCGCAAAAGCGATTTCAATTTCACGGCGCGCATCGGGAATGCGGTTGAGACGGTAGTAAACAAAAGCAAGTGTGGCACGGTGTGTCGGCTGATCTTCGCTTTTAACGGCAGTCTCGGCAAGGGTAAGGGCTTCAGCGAGTTCCCTGTTTTCCGTTGCGAGTAGGGACGCTAATGCCTCTTTCGGAAATGGAACGTCTGGCGCGAGTTGAATGGCGCGACGGAAATCGGTTTCTGCCATGTTGGATTCATTCTGCTTTTGGTAAATCTTTCCACGCCACAAGTACCCGGGTGCCCATGTGGGTTCGTGTTGTATTCCCATCGTAAGTGCCTCTGTAGCGGCTGGTAAATTGCCTGATTTCTCATGAAAGTTTGCGAGTTGTACGTAGGTGTCCATAAAATCCGGTTCGTGTCGGATAAGCGCGAGATAGTGTGAAACCGCTGCCGCTGGGTTTCCGAGTTTGGCATCTATCATGCCGAGATGTAGGAGCGCCTGACGTGAATTAGGCTCTATCTTTAGCACCTGTTGATATGATCGCTTTGCAGCTGTGAGTCCACCGAGTTTCATCTGAACGTAGGCGTAGTCTTTCAACGCAGGAATGAAGGTTTCATCCGCTTCGATGGCTTTTTGGAGAGGCGTTAAGGCGCGCTGCGGCTGTCTTTTCTCAAGGAACCAGTGCGCTTGACGGCGGTAGCGTTCTGCCAGTGTTCGGCGATACCGCGTTTCGGCGACCTCGGCTTCTCCGTTACGCCCTATATTACGGAGAACATCTGCGAGTGATTTGTGAAAGATAGGTTCCTCTGGGGCATGTCGGATGGCACGTTCGTAAAAACGTTGGGCGGTGATGAATTGACCGCGTCTTGCGCTGACTTCACCCCGTCCGAAAGCGGCACTCGCAAGCGTCCCGTCTTGGGTGAGTGCTTCCCGAAATACGGCATCTGCTTCATCGTTGCGATTGAGTTTGAGAAGAATATGTCCAAGGTTATTATAGGCAGCAGTCGTCTCTGGGTGTAACTGCACGGCGACGATATAGTATCTACGTGCCTGCTCTAAGTTACCACGCTCGGTTTCAATCTGCCCTAAGGCGAGATACCATGCCACTGGGGCATCTTCGCCGGCACCTTTAACGGCTTTTTGGAACCATATATCGGCTTCGTCGAGTTGCTGATTACGGTGATATGCAGCGGCGAGTTTAGCTTGCACTGTAATCTGTAGCCGAGAATTTGTAATATCGACTTGAGGTTGTGTTGAGAGGCGTTGCAAGGCACGTTGGAACGCAGTAATAGCGGTAGGATAGTCCTTCAGTTTTGCGGCGGCATCTCCCGCGCCGATGTAAACGATCGGGAATTCGGGTGCTTTTTTGGCGAGTGCTTGATATAAACGGAGTGCTTCGTGCCACTCTTCCGCTTGAAACGCATGTTGGGCATCTTTCAACTGCTTCTGGAACGTTTTAGGAGCATCCGAGACATCGTCTCCAGATACCCACGCAACGAGCATAAACAGAAGCGGAATGCTGATAAGATGCCCCCATTTCATCAGGGTTTTTCTACCTGTCGCACGGCTTCGGGGCTGATTGGACCGAATCGGTTTATTTCTCCTCTGCAAGTTCATCATCCAGAATATCCCAAGTTTCTTCTTCTTTCTGTTTGGTTAACCATGTTTCAAACTGTTCGTTTGCCAATTCCTGTCGAATCCGTTCTGTAATCTCCTCGCTGACTTCTTCATACGTTTTTTCGTACTGGGCACGATTGGCATCGTAATATGATTTGGCTAACTTGGCGACTTTCTCACTGTTGACGGTATAGAAAAATATACGGCGAAAGAATTCATTGTAAATCAACTGCTCGTAGATCCATGCTTCCAGGCACGCTCGTTCTAACTGGTACCGTTGCAAAGCACTCTGGAACGCTGTGTCCGAAGCGTATTTGGCGGAAATTTCTGCCATTTTTACGGTTACTTGTGAATCTCGCTCGGTTACGGCAATACCGAGTCTTTCAGCTTCTTGTAAGGCGAATTTTCGGTTGATAATCGTATTGAGGGCGGCGCGTTTCTCAACAACAGTCGGTGGCATATCAGTGCGTATCCCCACAAGTACAGCAATACGAAATTCATCTTCGAGTTCACTGCGAGTGATAGCATCGTCATTGACGACCGCGATGATAGCGTCAATGAGCGTTTGGGCGGACGCGTTACCACCGATACAGAATAGGATCAGAAAGGTGATGTAGCGGATCATGTTACCGCGGGTTCCTCGGCGTTAGCCACTCCTCTTCAATGTGCAAACCGAGTCCGGGCCCGTCGTTTGGAGCGATGTAACTATCCGTTGGGAGCGATTCACCTTCAAACAGTTTCGTTTCCTCTAACGGGACACCGGGTGGGGTGCCGAGGTAGTATTCTACCCAAGGCGTGTTCGGCATAGCAGCAGAAAGATGGAGTCCGGATTGCCGGAGTCCGCCGCCGTGGAAAATTACAGTGAGTCCGGCGGCATCTGCGAGATGGCAGATTTTGACGCATTCGGTTATTCCGCCTACCCAGAAGGTGTCGGGTTGCAGGATGTCCAAGCACCGTTTTTCGATAATCTGCTGAAATGGGAAACGGGTGTAGTGGTGTTCGCCGCTCGCTAAGCTCACCCAATCGACAGCCTCTCTAACTTTCACTAAGCCTTCAATATCTTCCGGGATGAGAAACTCTTCAATCCACTTGAGACGATACGGACGGAGCCGGTGTGCTAAGCGGATGGTGTAATCAACATCGAAAGCCATGTAGCAATCGAGCATAATTTCAACGTCGTCACCGACCGTTTCTCGGGTCTTCGCGACCAGTTTTTCATTTTCTTTCAAGCCCCATTCGCCGTCTACCGGTCCGTAGGGACACGCCAATTTCACGGCTTTGAATCCGAGTTCCAATTGCCAGTCGGTGTCGTTGCCTGTGGCGTAAGCGAACATCTTCTCACGCAACGGTCCACCGAGTAGTTCGTAGACGGGTTGGTTCTTGATTTTGCCGTTCAGATCCCACAAAGCGATGTCGACGCCGCTCATGGCGCAACTGGTTAAGCCTTGCGAGCCGTAAGGTTTGGACATACGGAACATCATGTCCCAAATCTTTTCAACGGCGAAGCAATTTTCACCGATGAGCATCGGTGCGAAGTGTTCATCAATAATCGCGGCGACCGGTGTGCCGAAAGAGGTCTCCCCTATGCCCCAAGTGCCGTCTTCAGCGGTGACTTTGACGTAGACTTGATCCCACGTTTTCGGCATCCAACTGGAACGGTGGCGTTTGTATTGCGGGTAGCGCGACATCGGGTTGGCGACTTCGGCGTGGACATTCCACGACTCGCGGCGAGGTTCCGTGTGTTTGATGTCGCGTTGTGGGATGTTGATTCGGACTGTTTGTATGTCTTTGATTTTCATCGTCTCGCTCCGTTCAAGGTTTGTGGCATGATACCACGATTTGACGTTTAATTCAGTACTATCAAACCACACCCGATTTTGGCACCGCCTCCCGGGAGAATTGGGGGTATTGTCATCTGTGTGTTAGCGTGGGAATGTGGGGGTGTTCCCGGTGGATGGAAATGGGGTTGGACCACCTCCATATTCATATCCGTTTGCGCCTTCATAGGTTGTGCGTGTGGATGCGTTAGGAAGGTATCGCCAGTTTCGTGAATCATAATCAGTTTGCCGAGGATGTCGGTGTTGGGATCTCCACCGAGAGACCAGAAGGGTGTCATAAATTCTAAGACCCCCGTCCCGTCTGCTCCGACTGTGATATTGCCGACTTCGCCTACGCCGATAGGTG
The nucleotide sequence above comes from Candidatus Poribacteria bacterium. Encoded proteins:
- a CDS encoding alpha-amylase — its product is MFGPQRDFENCIVEYRSNLVGIKHLHRLNPPFTNLSGPQPNRPIGIYVTTSGGVAYDVIRCWMDVDGEESTFELTSSESVWNSLEWRYLRHWRGQIPPQPSGTVVRYRIGGRIVGSDGWIFADNQARMLSEATEFAICIDDSDVPQWVREAVIYHIFLDRFYPGDGVPWKKPTNLSGFFGGTLRGAIQKLDYIQSLGCNVIWLSPVFASPSHHGYDATDYYTVEPRFGTNAELVELIEKAHRRGIRIILDFVANHWSNHHPTFQAAQQDPESEYRAWYTWQRWPDEYTSFFTVKGMPQLNLKHKPASDYLLRCAEHWLQKGVDGYRLDYAPGPPRTFWADFRQACKAVKPDAFLFGEVVSHSEVIASYIPHFDGCLDFLLADALRRTFILETSTLLEFEAFLAAHETYFPDNFSLPAFLDNHDMTRILYLAKGDKAKVRLAALVLFTLSAPPVIYNGTEVGVSQRNPLGRLEEARLPMPWEDEVDEDLLDYFRRLGALRKRFSVLASGMRKVVHLNVQKGTYAYLQASAEGEVLVALNTSRCSQTIDVAISLGQDRDSTLKDQLNENRVTVSEDGISVSLPAQGGAFIA
- a CDS encoding tetratricopeptide repeat protein, whose translation is MMNLQRRNKPIRSNQPRSRATGRKTLMKWGHLISIPLLFMLVAWVSGDDVSDAPKTFQKQLKDAQHAFQAEEWHEALRLYQALAKKAPEFPIVYIGAGDAAAKLKDYPTAITAFQRALQRLSTQPQVDITNSRLQITVQAKLAAAYHRNQQLDEADIWFQKAVKGAGEDAPVAWYLALGQIETERGNLEQARRYYIVAVQLHPETTAAYNNLGHILLKLNRNDEADAVFREALTQDGTLASAAFGRGEVSARRGQFITAQRFYERAIRHAPEEPIFHKSLADVLRNIGRNGEAEVAETRYRRTLAERYRRQAHWFLEKRQPQRALTPLQKAIEADETFIPALKDYAYVQMKLGGLTAAKRSYQQVLKIEPNSRQALLHLGMIDAKLGNPAAAVSHYLALIRHEPDFMDTYVQLANFHEKSGNLPAATEALTMGIQHEPTWAPGYLWRGKIYQKQNESNMAETDFRRAIQLAPDVPFPKEALASLLATENRELAEALTLAETAVKSEDQPTHRATLAFVYYRLNRIPDARREIEIAFAQVPKHPYILRIRSEILKTAP
- a CDS encoding L-rhamnonate dehydratase (catalyzes the formation of 2-keto-3-deoxy-L-rhamnonate from L-rhamnonate), translating into MKIKDIQTVRINIPQRDIKHTEPRRESWNVHAEVANPMSRYPQYKRHRSSWMPKTWDQVYVKVTAEDGTWGIGETSFGTPVAAIIDEHFAPMLIGENCFAVEKIWDMMFRMSKPYGSQGLTSCAMSGVDIALWDLNGKIKNQPVYELLGGPLREKMFAYATGNDTDWQLELGFKAVKLACPYGPVDGEWGLKENEKLVAKTRETVGDDVEIMLDCYMAFDVDYTIRLAHRLRPYRLKWIEEFLIPEDIEGLVKVREAVDWVSLASGEHHYTRFPFQQIIEKRCLDILQPDTFWVGGITECVKICHLADAAGLTVIFHGGGLRQSGLHLSAAMPNTPWVEYYLGTPPGVPLEETKLFEGESLPTDSYIAPNDGPGLGLHIEEEWLTPRNPR